A stretch of Cucumis sativus cultivar 9930 chromosome 2, Cucumber_9930_V3, whole genome shotgun sequence DNA encodes these proteins:
- the LOC101222989 gene encoding protein SIEVE ELEMENT OCCLUSION B has product MATSLKAPSTAPMPLHSKQSTNPKEELSTRHYSDDLVTGHIYAKHRDDDTVKIDLPNYISVIENIIEIADQITDNVHRGIEWRMTRSDAALTTSNVVIEPPLCILHRISSQLSCKAPGIEKAHETTLQIFETLANYPWEAKAVLTLIAFATDYGDLWHLHHYSHVDPLAKSLAIIKRVASLKKHLDSLRYRQVILNPKSLIQSCLQAIKHMNEIKEFSKYDVKELPELPSALRQIPLITYWVIHTIVAARIELSTYLSETENQPQRYLNELSEKMAIVLAVLEKHLDAIREQHEEVDLYRWLVDHIEHYQTDITLVLPKLLSGKPETKPLFDGSSLKEVTVHESLLGKNVILVISGLDISVDDLTAIHQVYSELKARDANYEIIWIPIIPEPYQEEDRKRYEYLRSTMKWHSVEFTTKISGMRYIEEKWQLREDPLVVVLNPQSKVVFANAIHLIRVWGTEAIDFTHDRAKALLRRNWPDSTLLKFTHQPRLQNWIRQEKSILFYGGKDSKWIQQFEERADILKSDPLIMDGGSFEIVRIGKDTKGEDDPSLMARFWTTQWGYFVVKSQIIGSSASETTEDILRLISYQNEDGWVVLAVGTAPVLVGRGILILKLLEEFPKWKQSLRIKAFPDVFREYFNELALQSHQCDRVILPGFSGWIPMIVNCPECPRFMETGISFKCCHGGAHM; this is encoded by the exons ATGGCCACTTCACTCAAGGCACCCTCCACTGCACCTATGCCTTTGCATTCTAAGCAATCAACCAACCCTAAGGAAGAGTTGAGCACTAGACATTACTCCGATGACCTCGTCACTGGCCATATTTACGCCAAACATCGTGACGATGATACTGTCAAAATTGATCTTCCGAATTACATCTCAGTTATTGAGAACATTATCGAAATTGCTGATCAAATTACCGATAATGTCCATCGA GGAATTGAGTGGCGTATGACACGTTCTGATGCAGCTTTGACAACTAGTAATGTTGTGATCGAGCCTCCACTTTGTATTCTTCATCGTATCTCTAGCCAG TTGTCATGCAAGGCTCCCGGTATAGAAAAAGCACATGAGACCACACTACAAATCTTTGAAACATTAGCAAATTATCCATGGGAAGCCAAAGCAGTTCTCACTTTGATAGCCTTTGCAACTGATTATGGAGACTTATGGCATCTTCACCACTATTCCCATGTTGATCCATTAGCAAAATCTTTGGCAATTATAAAAAGAGTAGCTTCTTTGAAAAAGCACCTAGACTCACTTCGATATCGACAAGTGATTCTCAACCCCAAAAGTCTAATCCAAAGCTGCTTACAAGCAATCAAACACATGAATGAGATTAaagaattttctaaatatgatGTGAAGGAACTTCCTGAATTGCCTTCTGCTCTTCGTCAAATCCCATTGATTACTTATTGGGTTATACACACAATTGTTGCAGCTAGAATTGAGCTCTCCACCTACCTCAGTGAAACTGA GAATCAGCCACAGagatatttgaatgaattatCTGAAAAAATGGCCATTGTACTGGCTGTGCTTGAAAAGCATCTAGACGCCATCCGAGAACAACATg AGGAGGTTGATCTGTACCGATGGTTGGTTGATCACATTGAACATTATCAGACTGACATTACATTGGTACTTCCCAAGCTGCTTAGTGGCAAACCTGAAACCAAACCCCTTTTTGATGGCTCTTCTTTAAAAGAG GTTACCGTTCACGAAAGTTTGTTGGGAAAGAACGTGATATTGGTAATTTCTGGGTTGGATATCTCCGTTGATGATCTAACTGCTATTCATCAAGTTTACAGTGAATTGAAAGCTAGAGATGCAAACTATGAGATAATTTGGATTCCAATAATCCCAGAGCCTTATCAAGAAGAAGATCGGAAGAGATATGAATATTTGCGATCTACAATGAAATGGCATTCAGTAGAGTTTACTACAAAGATATCTGGGATGAgatatattgaagaaaaatggcaACTTAGAGAGGATCCATTAGTTGTGGTGTTAAACCCACAATCTAAAGTGGTATTTGCAAATGCAATTCATCTAATTCGAGTTTGGGGAACTGAAGCAATTGATTTTACACATGATAGAGCCAAAGCTTTGCTAAGAAGAAATTGGCCTGATTCCACTCTCCTCAAATTCACTCACCAACCAAGACTTCAAAATTGG ATAAGGCAAGAGAAAAGCATCCTATTCTATGGAGGAAAAGACTCAAAGTGGATCCAACAATTTGAAGAGAGGGCTGACATTTTGAAAAGTGATCCTTTGATAATGGATGGAGGTTCATTTGAGATTGTACGAATTGGAAAAGATACAAAAGGAGAGGATGATCCATCACTCATGGCTCGTTTTTGGACAACACAATGGGGTTATTTTGTAGTGAAGAGCCAAATAATAGGTTCaagtgcaagtgaaacaaCCGAAGACATTTTAAGATTGATATCATACCAAAATGAAGATGGTTGGGTTGTTCTAGCTGTAGGAACAGCCCCAGTGCTGGTTGGTCGTGGGATTTTGATATTGAAATTACTTGAAGAGTTCCCGAAATGGAAGCAAAGTTTGAGGATAAAGGCTTTCCCTGATGTGTTTAGAGAATATTTCAATGAATTGGCTCTACAGAGTCATCAATGTGATCGAGTAATTCTTCCGGGATTTAGTGGATGGATTCCGATGATTGTGAATTGTCCTGAATGTCCTCGTTTCATGGAGACTGGTATTAGCTTCAAGTGTTGCCACGGAGGTGCTCATATGTGA